Proteins encoded in a region of the Flavobacterium sp. MDT1-60 genome:
- a CDS encoding UDP-N-acetylmuramoyl-L-alanyl-D-glutamate--2,6-diaminopimelate ligase, whose translation MKILKDILYKVAIESVTGSTEIGVHKIDFDSRKIEDNDVFVAIRGSLSDGHDYIEKAIQLGATAILCDTLPENIEKGITYIKVKDTNTALAFMAANYFGNPSEKLKLVGVTGTNGKTTIASLLFQLFQKAGFKVGLLSTVKIMVDATEYNATHTTPDSITINHYLNEMIEAGVTHCFMEVSSHGIHQKRTEALHFVGGIFTNLSHDHLDYHPTFAEYRDVKKSFFDSLPKTAFALSNIDDKNGTVMLQNTAARKFTYALKSYADFKATILESQLSGLLLKVNDNEVWVKLIGTFNAYNVLAIYGTAVELGMDSLEALRLLSDLESVSGRFQYIVSEGNITAIVDYAHTPDALDNVLKTINDIRTKNEQLITVVGCGGNRDKTKRPIMAKIASDLSDKAILTSDNPRNEDPEVILDEMEKGVEAHNYKKILRITDRKQAIKTACQLAQPNDIILIAGKGHETYQEINGVRHHFDDMETVKEILDQLRK comes from the coding sequence GTGAAAATACTGAAAGACATATTATATAAAGTAGCGATTGAATCTGTAACAGGTTCGACAGAAATCGGAGTGCACAAAATTGATTTTGATTCAAGAAAAATTGAAGATAATGATGTTTTTGTAGCTATTCGCGGATCACTTTCAGATGGACATGATTATATTGAAAAAGCAATTCAGCTTGGGGCGACTGCAATTCTCTGTGATACGCTACCTGAAAATATTGAAAAAGGAATTACCTATATAAAAGTAAAGGATACCAATACGGCTTTGGCTTTTATGGCGGCTAATTATTTTGGAAATCCATCGGAAAAGCTAAAATTGGTAGGAGTTACTGGAACAAATGGAAAAACAACAATTGCATCGTTATTGTTTCAGTTGTTTCAAAAAGCTGGTTTTAAAGTAGGTTTGTTGTCTACCGTAAAAATTATGGTGGATGCAACTGAATATAATGCAACGCACACTACTCCGGATTCAATTACAATTAATCATTATTTAAATGAAATGATTGAAGCTGGTGTTACGCATTGTTTTATGGAAGTGAGTTCGCACGGAATTCATCAAAAAAGAACAGAAGCATTGCATTTTGTTGGAGGGATTTTTACAAATCTTTCGCACGACCATTTAGACTATCATCCAACATTTGCAGAATACAGAGATGTAAAAAAGTCATTTTTTGATTCATTGCCAAAAACAGCTTTCGCCTTATCAAACATTGATGATAAAAATGGAACTGTAATGCTTCAAAATACGGCTGCCAGAAAATTTACATACGCCTTAAAATCTTATGCAGATTTTAAAGCAACAATATTAGAAAGTCAATTGTCTGGTTTATTATTGAAAGTAAATGACAATGAAGTTTGGGTTAAACTGATTGGAACTTTTAACGCTTATAATGTTTTGGCAATTTACGGAACAGCAGTTGAACTAGGAATGGATAGCTTGGAAGCATTGCGTTTACTGTCTGACTTAGAAAGTGTTTCGGGTCGCTTTCAATATATTGTTTCAGAAGGAAACATTACTGCAATTGTAGATTATGCACATACGCCGGATGCATTGGATAATGTTTTAAAAACGATTAATGATATCCGTACCAAAAACGAGCAATTGATTACAGTTGTTGGTTGTGGCGGAAACAGAGATAAAACCAAAAGACCAATTATGGCTAAAATTGCTTCAGACTTGAGTGATAAAGCAATTTTAACTTCTGATAATCCAAGAAACGAAGATCCTGAAGTGATTTTAGATGAAATGGAAAAAGGAGTGGAAGCTCATAATTATAAAAAGATATTGAGAATAACCGACAGAAAACAAGCTATAAAAACGGCTTGTCAATTGGCTCAGCCAAATGATATTATTTTAATTGCCGGAAAAGGCCATGAAACGTATCAGGAAATAAATGGTGTTCGTCATCATTTTGATGATATGGAAACGGTAAAAGAAATTTTAGATCAACTAAGAAAATAA
- a CDS encoding cell division protein FtsQ/DivIB: MKIFNWTNIRLILIFGLVLFLYSFAQHRNGDRKLKKSMVVFVGENTLFVKPESVNKLLIENKRDASSIRKDELDLNNIEKTLDTQDMIEKSDVFVSIDGVLKAIVKQKTPIARVYDGDNSFYIDYEGNKMPLSDNFTARVPLVSGAINEKNNEDLATLFRTIYDDAFLKKNIIAIQIMPNGSLKMFNRNYDYFIDFGRTMNVDKKFKNYKAFFQKAVLDSSLYKYKKIDLRFTEQVVCTK; this comes from the coding sequence ATGAAAATATTTAATTGGACAAATATTCGATTGATTCTCATTTTTGGGCTTGTACTTTTTTTGTATTCGTTCGCTCAACATCGAAATGGCGATCGAAAATTGAAAAAATCTATGGTTGTTTTTGTGGGAGAAAACACACTGTTTGTTAAGCCGGAATCGGTTAATAAATTGTTAATAGAAAATAAAAGAGACGCTTCCAGTATCCGAAAAGATGAGTTAGATTTGAATAACATAGAAAAAACCCTTGATACGCAAGACATGATTGAGAAGTCAGATGTTTTTGTAAGTATCGACGGGGTTCTAAAAGCGATAGTAAAACAGAAGACACCAATAGCGAGAGTTTATGATGGTGATAACTCTTTTTATATTGACTATGAGGGTAATAAAATGCCTTTATCAGACAATTTTACGGCGCGGGTTCCTCTTGTTTCGGGGGCAATAAATGAAAAAAATAACGAAGATTTAGCTACCTTATTTCGCACAATTTATGACGATGCGTTTTTGAAAAAAAACATCATTGCAATTCAAATTATGCCTAATGGTAGCCTAAAAATGTTTAATAGAAATTATGATTACTTCATCGATTTTGGCAGAACGATGAATGTTGATAAGAAATTTAAAAACTATAAAGCCTTTTTTCAAAAAGCAGTTTTAGATAGTTCGTTATACAAATACAAAAAAATTGACCTTAGGTTTACGGAACAAGTAGTTTGCACAAAATAA
- the mraY gene encoding phospho-N-acetylmuramoyl-pentapeptide-transferase, translated as MLYYLFEYFDKTLDIPGTGVFQYITFRSALALMLSLLLSTIYGKRIINFLRKQQVGETVRELGLQGQNEKAGTPTMGGLIIIFATLVPVLLFARLHNIYIVLLIVTTLWMGTIGFIDDYIKIFKKDKEGLKGIFKVIGQVGLGLIVGTVLYFNPAVTVRTDTGRTDIYKTGTNTTVVLPTPIEEKSTATTIPFVKNNEFDYAEILAWTGEGYEKWAWLIFIPVVIFIITAVSNGANLTDGIDGLAAGTSAVSVLALGIFTFVSGNIIFSNYLNIMYIPNSGEMTVFISAFVGALIGFLWYNSYPASVFMGDTGSLTIGGIIAVLAIAVRKELLIPLLCGIFLVENFSVVLQVSYFKFTKKRYGEGRRIFLMSPLHHHYQKKGYHESKIVTRFWIVAIMLAILSIVTLKLR; from the coding sequence ATGCTATACTATTTATTTGAATATTTTGACAAAACATTAGATATACCGGGAACAGGAGTTTTTCAGTACATCACTTTTAGATCGGCTTTAGCATTAATGCTTTCGTTGCTTTTATCTACGATTTACGGTAAGCGAATCATCAACTTTTTGAGAAAACAACAGGTAGGTGAAACGGTTCGTGAACTTGGTCTTCAAGGACAAAATGAAAAAGCGGGAACGCCAACAATGGGGGGACTAATAATCATTTTTGCAACACTTGTGCCTGTTTTGTTATTTGCTCGTTTGCATAATATTTATATCGTATTGCTAATTGTAACCACACTTTGGATGGGAACGATCGGTTTTATTGATGATTATATTAAAATATTCAAAAAAGATAAAGAAGGTCTTAAAGGAATTTTTAAAGTAATTGGTCAGGTTGGTTTGGGACTTATTGTTGGAACAGTACTTTATTTTAATCCGGCTGTAACGGTGCGAACTGATACAGGAAGAACTGACATTTATAAAACCGGAACAAATACAACGGTTGTTCTGCCAACTCCAATTGAAGAGAAATCAACTGCAACTACAATTCCTTTTGTAAAAAACAATGAATTTGATTATGCTGAAATATTAGCCTGGACAGGTGAAGGATATGAGAAATGGGCTTGGTTGATCTTTATTCCGGTTGTGATTTTCATTATTACAGCGGTTTCTAACGGCGCTAATTTAACAGATGGTATTGATGGTCTCGCGGCCGGTACGTCGGCAGTGTCCGTCCTCGCGCTCGGGATATTTACATTCGTTTCGGGAAATATTATTTTTTCTAATTATTTGAATATCATGTATATCCCAAATTCAGGGGAAATGACAGTTTTTATATCTGCTTTTGTGGGAGCTCTAATAGGGTTTCTTTGGTATAATTCGTATCCCGCATCTGTTTTTATGGGTGATACAGGAAGTTTGACCATTGGTGGAATCATTGCAGTTTTAGCTATTGCAGTTCGTAAAGAGTTATTGATTCCGTTATTGTGCGGAATCTTTTTAGTGGAGAATTTCTCAGTTGTTTTACAAGTGAGTTATTTCAAATTCACTAAAAAAAGATACGGTGAAGGACGCAGAATTTTCCTGATGTCGCCATTACATCATCATTATCAGAAAAAAGGATATCACGAAAGTAAAATTGTGACCCGTTTCTGGATTGTTGCCATCATGTTAGCCATATTATCAATCGTTACGTTAAAATTAAGATAG
- a CDS encoding FtsW/RodA/SpoVE family cell cycle protein: MKELVNKLKGDRVIWSFVALLALFSFMPVFSASSNLAYIGHGTGNTLGYLVKHLAHICIGFLIIYWVHKVPYHYFRAISKIALPIVWFLLLYTLLKGTVIAGANASRWIQVPFIGITFQTSTLAAIVLFIFVARYLSKKKEENEPFQVSFIQLWVPVFITLVLILPANFSTTALIFAMVMMLTFIGKYPLKYIGFIIGSGIAMLAFFLLVAKAFPDSRFFSRVSTWESRITNFTTDKPDEDDYQIEKAKIAIASGRLGGLGPGKSVQKNFLPQSSSDFIYAIIVEEYGLVGGVSILLLYLLLLFRFVIASHKATTLFGKLVVVGLGFPMIFQAMINMAVAVELLPVTGQTLPLISSGGSSIWMTCFSLGIIISVTKKDEEIAEEKEEKERRKEALQRLIDKELAEEDLPADEKTYEEEGMMYSIEDNSRNPINAVLNK; the protein is encoded by the coding sequence ATGAAAGAATTGGTTAACAAATTAAAAGGAGATAGAGTAATATGGTCATTCGTGGCTTTATTAGCGCTGTTTTCGTTTATGCCTGTTTTTAGTGCGAGTAGTAATTTAGCCTACATCGGTCACGGAACCGGAAATACTTTGGGTTATTTGGTAAAACACCTGGCTCATATTTGTATCGGTTTCCTGATTATTTATTGGGTTCATAAAGTGCCTTATCATTATTTCCGGGCGATTTCAAAAATAGCTTTGCCGATTGTTTGGTTTTTGCTTCTTTATACATTGTTGAAAGGAACCGTAATTGCCGGAGCAAATGCAAGTCGTTGGATTCAGGTGCCGTTTATCGGAATCACATTTCAGACTTCAACTTTGGCTGCTATTGTGCTGTTTATTTTTGTAGCACGCTATTTGTCAAAAAAGAAAGAGGAAAATGAACCTTTTCAGGTTTCATTCATACAGCTTTGGGTACCGGTTTTTATCACATTGGTACTTATTTTGCCTGCGAACTTTTCGACCACAGCGTTGATTTTCGCTATGGTTATGATGTTAACATTTATTGGTAAATATCCATTAAAGTATATTGGTTTTATTATAGGTTCAGGAATTGCAATGCTGGCGTTTTTTCTTTTGGTAGCTAAAGCTTTTCCGGATTCAAGATTCTTTAGCAGGGTATCAACCTGGGAAAGTCGTATTACGAACTTTACCACAGACAAGCCTGATGAAGATGATTACCAAATTGAAAAAGCGAAAATTGCGATTGCATCTGGAAGATTAGGCGGATTAGGACCAGGAAAAAGCGTTCAGAAGAACTTTTTGCCACAATCTTCTTCCGATTTTATTTATGCCATTATAGTTGAAGAATATGGTTTAGTGGGAGGGGTTTCGATATTGCTTTTGTATTTATTATTGCTGTTCCGATTTGTCATTGCATCTCATAAAGCAACTACGTTATTTGGGAAGTTAGTCGTCGTTGGGCTCGGTTTTCCAATGATATTTCAGGCGATGATCAATATGGCGGTTGCAGTTGAATTATTACCGGTAACGGGGCAGACACTTCCGCTGATTAGTAGTGGAGGTAGTTCAATTTGGATGACTTGTTTCTCTCTCGGAATTATCATCAGCGTAACTAAAAAAGATGAAGAAATAGCCGAAGAAAAAGAAGAGAAAGAAAGAAGAAAAGAAGCACTTCAAAGATTAATTGATAAAGAATTGGCAGAAGAAGATTTACCTGCTGATGAAAAAACATATGAAGAAGAAGGAATGATGTATTCAATTGAGGACAATTCGAGAAATCCTATTAATGCCGTTTTAAATAAATAA
- the murC gene encoding UDP-N-acetylmuramate--L-alanine ligase: MNLNQIQNVYFIGIGGIGMSALARYFKYIGKQVSGYDKTPSMLTNELIESGIDIHFEDNINLIPSDYFIENTLVIFTPAVPKTHSEWNYFIERNYEIKKRAEVLGIITKDTFSFAVAGTHGKTTTSSILGHILYESGADVTAFVGGIVENYNSNLIGTGKTVTVVEADEFDRSFLHLHPNIACITSMDADHLDIYGTSDAIEASFVEFASKVEDKSKLFITKELPLEGVQCAINEDAVYKAFNVRIEDGSYVFDVQTPSEIMKDLHFGLPGKHNLMNGLMAIAMAKTFGTPTDSIAKAIASFNGIRRRFSYQIKSDNLVYIDDYAHHPTEINAVHQAVTELYPGRKVLAIFQPHLFSRTRDFADGFAESLSQFDEVFLMDIYPARELPMEGITSDWLLGKMTSSNKKIVAKNDLLAEIKASDAPIIVTIGAGDIGEMVPSIKKMLNENI; this comes from the coding sequence ATGAATTTAAATCAAATACAGAACGTTTATTTTATTGGCATTGGAGGCATCGGAATGAGTGCGCTGGCCCGTTATTTCAAATATATCGGGAAACAGGTTTCAGGTTACGATAAAACGCCGTCAATGTTGACAAATGAATTAATTGAAAGCGGTATTGATATTCATTTTGAAGATAATATTAATTTGATTCCAAGTGATTATTTTATAGAGAATACGTTGGTGATTTTTACCCCTGCAGTTCCAAAAACACATTCGGAATGGAATTATTTTATCGAAAGAAATTATGAAATTAAAAAGCGCGCTGAAGTTTTAGGAATCATTACTAAAGATACTTTTAGTTTCGCAGTTGCCGGAACACACGGAAAAACAACAACATCAAGTATTCTGGGTCATATTTTATATGAAAGTGGTGCAGATGTAACTGCTTTTGTGGGCGGAATTGTAGAGAATTATAATTCAAATTTAATTGGAACCGGAAAAACAGTAACTGTTGTAGAAGCTGATGAGTTTGACCGTTCATTTTTACATTTGCATCCAAATATTGCCTGTATCACTTCTATGGATGCTGATCATTTAGATATTTACGGAACGAGCGATGCTATTGAGGCTTCGTTTGTAGAATTTGCTTCGAAAGTTGAAGACAAAAGCAAACTCTTTATAACCAAAGAATTGCCTCTTGAAGGAGTTCAATGTGCTATAAATGAAGATGCTGTATATAAGGCGTTCAATGTTCGTATTGAAGATGGAAGTTATGTTTTTGATGTGCAGACACCATCAGAAATCATGAAAGACCTGCATTTTGGATTGCCTGGAAAACACAATTTAATGAATGGACTGATGGCTATTGCAATGGCTAAAACGTTTGGCACCCCGACCGACTCCATTGCAAAAGCCATTGCTTCATTTAACGGAATCAGAAGACGTTTTTCTTACCAGATTAAATCTGATAATTTGGTTTATATAGATGATTATGCACATCATCCAACAGAAATAAATGCTGTGCATCAGGCTGTTACGGAATTGTATCCAGGGCGTAAAGTTTTGGCAATTTTTCAGCCGCATTTATTTAGCAGAACAAGAGATTTTGCTGATGGATTTGCTGAAAGTTTATCACAATTTGATGAAGTGTTTTTAATGGATATTTACCCGGCACGCGAATTACCGATGGAAGGAATTACATCTGATTGGCTGTTAGGAAAAATGACAAGTTCGAACAAAAAAATTGTTGCAAAAAATGATTTATTAGCGGAAATCAAAGCCAGTGATGCGCCAATAATTGTGACAATAGGAGCTGGTGATATTGGTGAAATGGTTCCGTCAATTAAAAAAATGCTAAATGAAAATATTTAA
- the murD gene encoding UDP-N-acetylmuramoyl-L-alanine--D-glutamate ligase, which translates to MRLVVLGGGESGVGTAILGKKKGYDVFVSDFGKIKESYKEVLIINKIAWEEEQHTEDLILNADVVMKSPGIPEKSPIVKKLIEAGVKVISEIEFAKPFTEALTIGITGSNGKTTTTMLTYHLLKSAGLNVGLGGNIGKSFAWQVAENKFDAYVLELSSFQLDGIVDYRPDIAIITNISPDHLDRYEYKYQKYIDAKFRITMNQTESDYLIYDADDEASAEWLKNNTTKAKLIPFSLTKKFDEGASINNNKMEIKINQEEFTMETEYIALEGKHNMKNAMAASSVAKLMQIRNATIRESLSNFQGVEHRLEKVLKIQNVQYINDSKATNVNATFFALDSMNVPTVWIVGGVDKGNDYNELMSLVREKVKAIICLGIDNRKIIEAFGNVVDIMVEVNNMNDAVKTAQKLTEKGDAVLLSPACASFDLFENYEDRGKQFKQAVHNL; encoded by the coding sequence ATGAGATTAGTTGTTTTAGGAGGAGGAGAAAGTGGTGTAGGTACTGCTATTCTAGGGAAGAAAAAGGGATACGATGTTTTTGTATCCGATTTTGGAAAGATAAAAGAGAGTTATAAAGAAGTTCTTATCATTAATAAAATAGCCTGGGAGGAAGAACAACATACCGAAGATCTGATTTTGAATGCGGATGTGGTTATGAAAAGCCCGGGGATTCCTGAGAAATCTCCCATAGTAAAAAAGCTGATTGAAGCCGGAGTAAAAGTTATTTCGGAAATTGAATTTGCTAAACCTTTTACAGAAGCACTTACAATTGGAATTACAGGAAGTAATGGTAAGACAACAACAACAATGTTGACCTATCATTTATTGAAATCGGCTGGTTTGAATGTAGGTTTAGGAGGAAACATCGGAAAAAGTTTTGCCTGGCAGGTTGCTGAAAATAAATTTGATGCATACGTTCTTGAACTCAGTAGTTTTCAACTTGATGGAATTGTAGATTATAGGCCAGATATTGCCATAATTACAAATATTAGTCCGGATCATTTAGACCGATATGAGTATAAATATCAAAAATATATTGATGCGAAGTTCAGAATAACAATGAATCAGACCGAAAGCGATTATCTTATTTACGATGCAGATGATGAGGCAAGCGCAGAATGGTTAAAAAACAACACAACAAAAGCAAAATTAATTCCTTTCTCGCTGACTAAAAAATTCGATGAAGGGGCTTCTATAAATAACAACAAAATGGAAATAAAGATCAACCAAGAAGAGTTTACAATGGAAACAGAATACATTGCGTTAGAAGGAAAACATAATATGAAAAACGCAATGGCAGCAAGCTCTGTAGCAAAATTGATGCAAATTAGAAATGCAACAATTCGCGAAAGTTTATCTAATTTTCAAGGTGTAGAACACCGCTTAGAAAAAGTATTAAAAATTCAGAATGTTCAATATATCAATGACTCAAAAGCAACAAATGTAAACGCTACTTTCTTTGCTTTAGACAGTATGAACGTTCCAACCGTATGGATTGTTGGTGGTGTTGATAAAGGAAATGATTATAACGAATTGATGTCACTAGTTCGTGAAAAAGTAAAAGCTATCATCTGCTTAGGAATCGATAATCGTAAAATTATTGAAGCTTTTGGCAACGTAGTTGATATCATGGTGGAAGTGAACAATATGAATGATGCTGTAAAAACAGCACAGAAATTAACAGAAAAAGGTGATGCTGTTTTATTGTCTCCAGCCTGCGCAAGTTTCGATTTATTCGAAAACTATGAAGATCGTGGAAAACAATTCAAACAAGCTGTACATAACTTGTAG
- the murG gene encoding undecaprenyldiphospho-muramoylpentapeptide beta-N-acetylglucosaminyltransferase, with protein sequence MTNYKFILSGGGTGGHIYPAIAIANELKLQFPDAEFLFVGAKDKMEMQKVPQAGYEIKGLWIAGLQRKLTLQNLMFPLKLATSLLESRRIIRQFKPNVVIGTGGFASGPLLQAAGQAGIPTVIQEQNSFPGITNKLLSKRANAICVAYENLERFFPKEKIVLTGNPVRQDLIDIESKKEEAIAFYGLDPNKKTLLVLGGSLGARRVNQLIEKELQSMLSQDVQIIWQCGKLYFEDYKKHNQQNVRVVDFIERMDFVYAAADVIISRAGASSVSELCIVGKPVIFIPSPNVAEDHQTKNAQAIVEAKGAILLKESELDSQFSIVFEALLKDDGKQKQLSANIKKLAMPNATKVIVDEIKKLL encoded by the coding sequence ATGACAAATTATAAATTCATACTAAGTGGTGGCGGTACAGGAGGGCATATCTATCCTGCGATTGCGATTGCAAATGAATTAAAATTACAATTTCCTGATGCTGAATTCCTTTTTGTAGGTGCAAAGGATAAAATGGAAATGCAAAAAGTGCCTCAGGCAGGTTATGAAATAAAAGGGCTTTGGATTGCAGGTTTACAAAGAAAGCTGACATTGCAAAATTTGATGTTTCCATTAAAATTGGCAACAAGTTTATTAGAGTCAAGAAGAATCATCAGACAATTTAAGCCAAATGTAGTTATAGGCACAGGCGGTTTTGCCAGTGGGCCTTTATTGCAAGCTGCAGGTCAGGCAGGAATTCCAACAGTGATTCAGGAACAAAATTCTTTTCCTGGAATTACGAATAAATTACTAAGCAAAAGGGCAAATGCCATTTGTGTTGCGTATGAAAATTTAGAACGGTTTTTTCCAAAAGAAAAAATCGTATTGACTGGAAATCCGGTTCGTCAGGATTTAATTGATATCGAAAGTAAAAAGGAGGAAGCAATTGCTTTTTATGGTTTAGATCCGAATAAGAAAACGCTTTTGGTTTTGGGCGGAAGTTTAGGCGCCAGAAGAGTGAATCAGTTAATTGAAAAAGAACTGCAGAGTATGCTTTCGCAGGATGTTCAGATTATTTGGCAATGCGGGAAATTATATTTTGAAGATTATAAAAAACACAATCAGCAAAACGTACGAGTAGTTGATTTCATTGAAAGAATGGATTTTGTTTATGCTGCTGCAGATGTGATTATTTCACGTGCCGGAGCATCATCGGTTTCGGAGTTGTGTATTGTTGGGAAACCAGTAATTTTTATTCCGTCGCCAAATGTAGCCGAAGATCATCAGACAAAAAATGCACAGGCAATTGTAGAAGCAAAAGGCGCTATTTTATTGAAAGAATCAGAATTGGACAGTCAATTTAGTATTGTTTTTGAAGCTCTATTGAAAGATGACGGAAAGCAGAAACAATTAAGTGCAAACATTAAAAAATTGGCAATGCCAAATGCAACAAAAGTTATCGTAGACGAAATTAAAAAGTTGTTATAA
- a CDS encoding four helix bundle protein — MKENIIQDKSFDFAVRIINLYKYLTSTKKEFVLSKQILRCGTSIGANIEESIGGRSDKEFLFKLEISYKEARETIYWLKLLKATDYISVNEFNSIYMSADEICRILAKIIITLKGK; from the coding sequence ATGAAAGAGAATATTATTCAGGATAAATCATTTGATTTTGCAGTTAGAATAATCAATTTATATAAATATCTGACCAGTACAAAAAAGGAATTTGTTTTAAGTAAACAAATTTTAAGATGTGGAACTTCAATTGGAGCAAATATCGAAGAATCAATTGGAGGACGTTCTGATAAAGAGTTTTTATTTAAGCTTGAGATTTCATATAAGGAAGCAAGAGAAACTATTTATTGGTTGAAATTATTAAAAGCAACAGATTATATCTCTGTAAATGAATTCAACAGTATCTATATGTCGGCTGATGAAATTTGCAGAATATTAGCAAAAATTATAATAACCCTAAAAGGAAAATAA